One region of Malania oleifera isolate guangnan ecotype guangnan chromosome 6, ASM2987363v1, whole genome shotgun sequence genomic DNA includes:
- the LOC131158612 gene encoding uncharacterized protein LOC131158612, protein MNTLTDFCDFLDLSKGSKNHDNLLTVLFLSRGAEFEMESRENITNVGGNSNEGASPELVAEVVQTNRGHNCPAAELGRSIDQFTQPKPFVFMGSVDLVQAKNWIEEIEKILDVLNCTKKKKVAFATFKLSGEAERWWKSVRMLEEHRSIIVAISWAHFRELFFGWYFPATVRNAKMEEFMSLAQGQLTVQQYAAKF, encoded by the exons ATGAATACATTaacagacttctgtgattttctggaTCTTTCCAAGGGTTCAAAAAACCACGACAAtctattgacggttttgtttctgaGTAGAGGGGCGGAATTTGA gatggaatctagGGAAAATATTACCAATGTTGGAGGCAATAGCAATGAGGGAGCTAGTCCTGAG CTGGTGGCTGAGGTGGTTCAGACAAATAGGGGACACAATTGTCCTGCGGCTGAGCTGGGTCGTTCTATTGATCAGTTCACCCAGCCAAAGCCTTTTGTTTTCATGGGAAGTGTAGACCTGGTTCAAGCTAAAAATTGGATtgaggagattgagaagatactaGATGTCCTGAACTGCACTAAAAAGAAGAAGGTGGCCTTTGCGACTTTTAAGTTGTCAGGCGAAGCAGAAAGATGGTGGAAGTCTGTGAGAATGCTTGAGGAGCATCGATCCATTATAGTGGCGATATCGTGGGCCCATTTCAGAGAGTTGTTCTTTGGATGGTACTTCCCAGCCACGGTTAGGAATGCAAAAATGGAGGAGTTCATGAGTTTGGCACAGGGGCAGCTAACAGttcagcagtacgctgccaaattTTAG